Proteins co-encoded in one Leucobacter exalbidus genomic window:
- a CDS encoding cyclase family protein, which translates to MIDLSHSIRTGMTVYPGDPGVRCAQSLTIDADGAAVTAVSLGSHTGTHIDAPAHSIAGGRTIDEVSLGELVGDALVLHLTDRVRAGAPIDTAMLKDELTKFVAVPRIVLLHTGWDRHFASERALEHPYLTREAAAALWERGMRVLGTDALSPDRTASTSDGPVVGGGAGLGLGAAPGIFPVHDVVLGGDGLIVENLRGLERLGSLAKVGFFPLPLTGDGAPVRAVAWAPGEEGPRS; encoded by the coding sequence ATGATTGATCTGAGTCATTCAATTCGAACGGGCATGACGGTGTACCCAGGGGATCCGGGGGTGCGCTGCGCGCAATCATTGACGATTGATGCCGACGGAGCAGCCGTGACCGCTGTGAGTCTCGGCTCGCACACGGGCACGCATATCGATGCGCCGGCGCACTCGATTGCGGGCGGCCGCACGATCGACGAGGTGTCGCTCGGCGAACTCGTGGGTGATGCGCTCGTGCTGCACCTCACCGATCGGGTGCGTGCCGGAGCCCCCATCGACACCGCCATGCTTAAAGACGAGCTCACTAAATTCGTCGCCGTGCCCCGCATCGTGCTGCTGCACACCGGCTGGGACCGCCACTTTGCCTCAGAGCGCGCGCTCGAGCACCCCTATCTCACGCGCGAGGCCGCGGCTGCCCTGTGGGAGCGCGGCATGCGGGTGCTGGGCACCGATGCCCTGAGCCCGGATCGCACCGCAAGCACCAGCGACGGGCCCGTCGTGGGCGGCGGCGCGGGGCTGGGCTTGGGCGCTGCCCCCGGCATCTTCCCCGTGCACGATGTCGTATTGGGCGGCGACGGGCTGATCGTCGAGAACCTGCGCGGGCTCGAACGCCTCGGCAGCCTCGCTAAGGTCGGGTTCTTTCCGCTGCCACTCACCGGTGACGGGGCCCCGGTGCGCGCCGTGGCGTGGGCCCCCGGAGAAGAAGGGCCGCGTTCATGA
- a CDS encoding DUF2200 domain-containing protein, giving the protein MHRIFHTSFASVYPLYLSKVERKGRTQAELDTVIRWLTGFSDAELAQQIAAETTFREFFSAASLTPAASLITGSVCGVKIQEVEDPLMREIRMLDKVVDELAKGRPLEKILRTL; this is encoded by the coding sequence ATGCACCGAATCTTTCACACCAGCTTCGCGTCGGTCTACCCGCTCTACCTCTCAAAGGTGGAGCGCAAGGGGCGCACGCAGGCCGAACTTGACACCGTGATTAGGTGGCTGACCGGGTTTTCTGATGCCGAGCTGGCGCAGCAGATTGCCGCCGAGACGACGTTTCGGGAGTTTTTCTCGGCGGCCTCACTGACGCCCGCGGCGTCCCTCATTACGGGCTCGGTGTGCGGCGTCAAAATTCAAGAGGTCGAAGACCCGCTGATGCGCGAGATTCGCATGCTCGACAAGGTGGTTGACGAGCTCGCGAAGGGTCGCCCGCTCGAAAAGATTCTGCGCACGCTGTAG
- a CDS encoding DUF3375 domain-containing protein — protein sequence MSVLPTALAIQRLSGANATIDMLRANTLPVMAAVLGEYFGSPSTRVPTDELHELIDADLQTLREHFDLGTQSAKGFCDGWREKKVIIRRAAEGSRGETYELSAAGFDAIRIIDQLITPQSTLTESRLMTLAQSLQSLAIDTDPDTSRKLRALEQQRERLDEEITRLRSGEVEPLDPRVATERITDILLQAQGLPADFARVRARFEDLNQELRVAILSLDDHQSNVIMEIFRGVDLISESDEGRTFQAFSGLIRDPESSAAFESNVREILNRDFASQLPANARRQIRNLLRDMKMGSRDVQGTLTEFARGLRRYVRSQDYQRDRALRTLIQEALSTAAPARMAIKPFTEIGMSIDLPVISMSSIGGVSPHDPSAFDAGELLGDAESGEVDLAQLVLIARESEIDFAELSSNVNSYLEVAGTGSVADVLREFPSSQGLASVVGLLALATRHGLVDTDNAEQLTWTGLDDVTRTATVTRHVFTERIDL from the coding sequence ATGTCTGTGCTCCCCACCGCACTCGCGATTCAGCGTCTCAGCGGCGCCAACGCGACGATCGACATGTTGCGCGCGAACACCTTGCCGGTTATGGCTGCTGTATTGGGCGAATATTTCGGGAGCCCGAGCACCCGTGTTCCGACCGATGAGCTCCACGAACTCATCGACGCTGATTTACAGACCCTGCGTGAACATTTTGACCTGGGCACACAATCAGCGAAGGGTTTCTGCGATGGCTGGCGCGAAAAGAAGGTCATTATTCGACGGGCGGCCGAAGGCTCCCGCGGTGAGACGTATGAGCTCTCAGCAGCAGGCTTCGATGCGATCCGCATCATCGACCAGCTGATCACCCCGCAGTCAACGCTCACCGAGTCACGGCTGATGACGTTGGCCCAGTCACTACAATCTTTGGCGATTGATACCGACCCCGATACCTCACGAAAGCTGCGTGCACTAGAACAACAGCGGGAGCGCCTCGACGAGGAGATCACCCGGCTCCGCAGCGGAGAAGTCGAGCCCCTCGACCCGCGGGTCGCCACCGAGCGCATCACCGATATCTTGTTACAGGCGCAGGGACTCCCTGCAGATTTTGCGCGGGTACGAGCCCGATTCGAAGATCTAAACCAGGAACTTCGCGTCGCGATACTCAGTCTTGACGATCATCAAAGCAATGTGATCATGGAGATCTTTCGCGGTGTTGACCTCATCTCAGAGTCTGACGAGGGTCGCACATTTCAAGCGTTTTCAGGACTGATCCGCGACCCCGAAAGCTCTGCAGCATTTGAATCCAACGTACGCGAGATCCTGAACCGTGATTTTGCTTCCCAGCTGCCTGCTAACGCACGCCGCCAGATTCGCAACCTGTTACGCGACATGAAAATGGGGAGCCGTGATGTGCAGGGCACGCTCACCGAGTTTGCGCGCGGTTTGCGCCGCTATGTGAGGTCCCAGGACTATCAGCGTGACCGTGCGTTGCGCACGCTGATCCAGGAGGCGCTTTCAACCGCGGCCCCGGCCCGCATGGCGATCAAGCCGTTTACCGAGATCGGTATGAGTATCGACCTTCCCGTGATCTCGATGAGCAGCATCGGTGGGGTCTCGCCACATGATCCCTCAGCATTTGACGCGGGCGAGCTGCTAGGTGATGCCGAATCCGGGGAGGTTGATCTGGCACAACTCGTGTTGATCGCCCGCGAGAGTGAAATCGATTTTGCCGAACTCTCTTCAAATGTCAATAGTTACCTTGAAGTGGCTGGCACCGGATCAGTAGCCGATGTGTTACGCGAGTTTCCATCTTCTCAGGGCCTCGCAAGCGTTGTGGGGCTCCTGGCTCTCGCCACACGGCACGGCCTCGTCGACACAGACAACGCCGAGCAGCTCACCTGGACCGGCCTCGACGACGTTACTCGCACCGCAACTGTCACCCGTCACGTCTTTACCGAACGGATCGATTTATGA
- a CDS encoding DUF4194 domain-containing protein, which yields MTQFFVDPLLEEHAEGSTTLSSGLWEGDSGTLADSSRRALLKLIQGPYLSSKQHSRLWTALLADRVQIQSRLHDLFLDVVIDEVDELAFTRKVHAPEFDAPSALRNVALTYADTILLLVLRQQLLATGGGRRTIVSQTEIFEQLAIYRNSDTATYARNLNSAWTRMSKQYRVIHTVDDDRVEVSPLVKFMIDEERVRALTQVYEKLAGLDPQSHTTADLPEPTAESSEELS from the coding sequence ATGACACAGTTTTTCGTCGACCCCCTCCTCGAAGAACACGCTGAGGGCTCGACCACGCTATCTTCGGGACTGTGGGAGGGCGACTCGGGTACGCTTGCCGACAGCTCCCGGCGTGCTCTACTCAAACTGATTCAGGGGCCCTATCTCTCGAGCAAACAGCACTCGCGGTTATGGACCGCTCTGCTCGCTGACCGTGTTCAGATTCAGTCGCGACTACACGATTTGTTTCTCGACGTCGTCATCGATGAGGTCGACGAATTAGCTTTTACCCGCAAGGTACACGCGCCCGAGTTTGATGCCCCGAGCGCACTCCGAAATGTGGCCCTCACGTACGCCGACACCATTTTGTTGTTGGTGCTGCGTCAGCAGCTACTCGCCACGGGCGGTGGGCGCCGCACCATCGTAAGCCAGACCGAGATCTTTGAGCAGCTTGCGATCTACCGCAATTCTGACACGGCCACATATGCTCGAAACCTCAACTCTGCGTGGACGCGCATGAGCAAGCAATACCGTGTCATCCACACCGTCGATGACGACCGTGTGGAGGTCTCGCCCCTCGTGAAATTCATGATCGACGAAGAACGGGTGCGCGCGCTTACCCAGGTGTACGAGAAATTGGCGGGCCTTGATCCGCAATCGCATACGACGGCCGATTTGCCAGAGCCTACCGCCGAGTCATCTGAGGAACTTTCGTGA
- a CDS encoding ATP-binding protein — MNNEAVPVAPGQWRLAEVQVANWGTFDGAIYRIPVSRKGQLITGPSGSGKSSLLDAIATVLTPDRWLRFNLAAQGAGTRSDQRSLMSYVRGAWARRTDEFEDRVVSEYLRPGPTWSGIVMRYENGVDLPVTLARLFFAKGNDTSRENLSSLYVLERAALDLRDLEPFARSGLESRKLQAAFPDALVNSGGKNTRFYQRLRSIFGIADESALQLLHKTQSAKNLDSLNQLFRESMLEKPETFKLAEEARTQFGELNEAHEHVVRLRQQRDLLAGLRDASIEYDLAESRAAAASTLGAHVLLYQRQRQLELAFAERTKIEEHLIVLRADSEYAAAQLRAAEESYDVSRQRTLELGGGDVEQLRLRVESAAAQVESTERRWQQMADRLAKLGIAPAPVNASEFAELVAEGFRSGAAASAESASGPSIKEHDQLAVARHNAQQLEREIDALARSKSSVPEKLQVVRKDLAEHLGVPVTALPFAAELLEVNAQYAAWTGAFERVLKQFALTLLVRSEHLIATRRWVDARSLQLLLVYEEVLPHVQPPKPVSSNSSLVHRVTVKPGAFEAWMHRTLSERFDYACVDQPDQFDDHARAVTINGQIKSSRTRYVKDDRVSIGNRGRWILGDHEAKHEALVELLASARAEVNRYEDIVDAATRQRDFALLREDTLNDLRTRPWAEFDVSSAKTDVDRLHKNLVELTGTNSDLAVAQERLDNSRQARDLANGRVSQLESDRQTAERRLGELAEMIAEIESRRADDGTGLHLTDELRTDLQTRFAAVRRSITLITLAETGQQVSERLYRERDQAKAIADKAGSEITSIATKFRERWRGASADLVANVEGRHGFIELYDGIVANGLPDHESRFFDLLRDRSRDMVGQLVDEIMHAPDEIEARIDPVNASLRRSAFDEARYLHIEVKTKRGEAATRFLQQLRSISENSWADDNAADAEHRFATLSALMQRLDSSDPQDRKWRDLCLDTRLHVTFLAHEIDDSGRRHSTYDSGAAMSGGQQQKLVVFCLAAALRYQLADPDDPLPRYGTIVLDEAFDKADSRYTRLALDVFQEFGFQMVLATPHKLLQTIEPYVGGATEVENPTRARSHVSSLMWENPRGAA; from the coding sequence ATGAACAATGAAGCAGTGCCCGTTGCCCCCGGGCAGTGGCGCCTCGCTGAGGTACAGGTGGCGAACTGGGGAACATTCGACGGGGCGATCTATCGCATCCCTGTGTCGCGCAAGGGTCAGCTCATCACTGGCCCATCTGGCTCAGGTAAATCATCACTTCTCGACGCCATCGCCACAGTATTAACGCCAGATCGATGGCTGCGATTCAACCTCGCCGCGCAGGGAGCGGGTACCCGAAGCGACCAGCGCAGCCTCATGAGTTACGTGCGCGGAGCTTGGGCTCGCCGCACTGACGAGTTTGAAGATCGCGTGGTCAGTGAGTATTTGCGCCCAGGTCCCACTTGGAGCGGCATTGTGATGCGCTACGAGAATGGCGTCGATCTACCGGTCACCCTGGCTCGACTGTTTTTCGCGAAGGGGAATGACACTTCACGGGAAAACCTCAGCAGCCTCTACGTGCTCGAGCGCGCTGCCCTCGACCTGCGTGACCTAGAACCGTTCGCGCGAAGCGGTCTCGAGAGCCGCAAACTCCAAGCCGCATTTCCTGATGCGCTCGTTAATTCTGGCGGCAAGAACACCCGGTTCTATCAACGACTCCGATCCATATTTGGAATCGCAGACGAGAGTGCGCTGCAGCTGCTCCATAAGACGCAGTCGGCAAAGAATCTCGACAGCCTCAACCAGCTGTTTCGTGAATCCATGTTGGAGAAGCCAGAAACATTCAAACTGGCAGAAGAAGCACGTACCCAGTTTGGTGAGCTCAACGAAGCACACGAACACGTGGTGCGACTGCGCCAACAACGCGATCTTCTGGCCGGGTTGCGTGACGCCTCTATAGAATATGACCTCGCTGAAAGCCGCGCAGCGGCCGCCAGCACTCTCGGCGCGCACGTGCTGCTGTATCAGCGCCAGCGACAGCTTGAACTAGCTTTCGCGGAACGTACCAAGATTGAGGAACACCTCATCGTGCTGCGTGCCGATAGTGAGTACGCAGCAGCCCAACTGCGCGCTGCCGAGGAATCCTACGATGTCTCGCGTCAACGCACCTTAGAACTGGGTGGCGGCGACGTCGAACAACTGCGACTCCGTGTAGAAAGCGCAGCCGCGCAGGTTGAATCCACCGAGCGGCGGTGGCAGCAGATGGCAGACCGGCTGGCGAAGCTCGGCATTGCTCCTGCCCCCGTAAATGCGTCAGAATTTGCTGAGTTGGTGGCGGAGGGGTTTCGATCAGGAGCCGCGGCGAGCGCTGAGAGCGCGAGCGGCCCCAGCATCAAAGAACACGACCAGCTTGCGGTCGCGCGACACAACGCTCAGCAGTTGGAACGCGAAATTGATGCGCTCGCGCGCAGCAAGAGCTCTGTTCCAGAGAAGCTACAAGTCGTGCGTAAAGACTTGGCCGAGCATCTGGGGGTCCCCGTCACAGCCCTCCCGTTTGCTGCAGAGCTACTTGAGGTCAATGCACAGTACGCCGCTTGGACCGGCGCATTCGAACGGGTCCTGAAGCAGTTCGCACTCACCCTGCTCGTGCGCAGCGAACATCTGATTGCTACCCGCCGATGGGTCGATGCACGGTCATTGCAACTTCTACTCGTTTACGAAGAAGTCCTGCCCCATGTCCAGCCGCCCAAGCCCGTCAGTTCGAATTCATCACTGGTGCACCGGGTCACAGTCAAGCCCGGCGCATTCGAAGCGTGGATGCACCGCACGCTCTCGGAACGGTTTGACTATGCATGCGTCGACCAGCCCGACCAGTTCGATGATCATGCACGCGCAGTGACCATTAACGGGCAGATCAAATCATCACGCACCCGGTATGTAAAGGACGACCGCGTTTCAATCGGCAACCGTGGCCGTTGGATTTTGGGGGACCATGAAGCCAAGCACGAAGCCCTCGTTGAGCTACTGGCTTCGGCCCGCGCAGAGGTGAATCGTTACGAAGACATCGTCGATGCAGCCACCCGTCAACGAGACTTCGCCCTGCTGCGCGAGGACACGTTGAACGATCTGCGCACACGGCCGTGGGCCGAGTTCGATGTGTCCAGCGCCAAAACCGATGTCGACCGATTACATAAGAACCTCGTAGAGCTGACGGGCACAAACTCTGATCTTGCAGTAGCGCAAGAGCGTCTGGACAATTCCAGGCAGGCACGCGATCTTGCCAATGGACGGGTGTCGCAGCTCGAAAGCGATCGACAAACAGCCGAGCGACGTCTCGGTGAGCTCGCCGAAATGATCGCTGAGATCGAATCACGACGAGCTGACGATGGCACCGGTCTGCACCTCACTGACGAACTCCGCACCGATCTGCAAACGCGATTTGCCGCTGTACGTCGCAGCATCACGTTGATCACCCTGGCCGAAACCGGTCAGCAGGTTTCTGAGCGTCTCTATCGAGAGCGAGACCAGGCGAAGGCGATCGCCGATAAAGCCGGTTCTGAAATTACCAGCATCGCTACTAAGTTTCGTGAGCGATGGCGTGGGGCATCAGCAGACCTCGTGGCAAACGTCGAAGGCCGACACGGGTTCATCGAACTGTATGACGGGATCGTCGCGAATGGGCTTCCCGATCATGAATCACGGTTCTTTGATCTGCTGCGCGATCGTTCACGCGACATGGTTGGCCAGCTCGTCGACGAAATCATGCATGCACCCGACGAGATTGAAGCTCGCATCGATCCCGTAAATGCGTCGCTGCGCAGGTCTGCATTTGACGAGGCCCGCTACTTACATATTGAGGTTAAGACGAAGCGGGGCGAAGCTGCCACCCGGTTTTTGCAACAGCTTCGGTCCATTTCTGAAAACAGTTGGGCTGACGACAATGCCGCTGATGCCGAGCACAGGTTTGCCACGCTTTCGGCGCTGATGCAAAGGCTCGATTCGAGTGATCCACAGGATCGAAAGTGGCGAGATCTGTGTTTAGACACCCGCCTTCACGTGACGTTCTTAGCTCACGAAATCGACGACAGCGGCAGACGTCATTCCACGTATGACTCAGGTGCGGCCATGTCGGGTGGCCAGCAGCAGAAGCTTGTGGTGTTCTGCCTCGCGGCGGCGTTGAGATACCAGCTTGCGGACCCCGATGACCCGCTGCCGCGATACGGCACGATCGTGCTTGATGAAGCATTTGATAAGGCCGACAGCAGGTACACCCGACTCGCCCTCGACGTGTTTCAAGAGTTCGGGTTTCAGATGGTGCTGGCGACGCCACACAAGCTCCTGCAAACCATCGAGCCGTATGTGGGCGGGGCGACTGAGGTGGAGAACCCGACTCGGGCCCGGTCCCACGTGTCGAGTCTCATGTGGGAGAACCCGCGAGGAGCCGCATGA
- a CDS encoding Wadjet anti-phage system protein JetD domain-containing protein, with protein sequence MMSVAAARVAARERIAKNLGVWASSLAAGSTDPWSLSIALKPPTEAQALADLSAAEVWARSWRAAMPAESAALDWETRNWRRIGRQEVPVRLRFASPDAIATFVGGTAAHDWHLVRDRTALAAAQFGSSEALGAVIRRHVRTILGYDDAEWEQVLAAAQWLSENSVAGLRPRQLPLRGVDTKWFASHRAVVTDLLAALVPGHALGVVESDMLYRVRVLDQDLSAHSLGGLSDFSAPLMQLAGLTLEPRVAFVFENKESVLAMPEWAGAIAIHGNGLDIAAVADLPWMQRCPIVYWGDLDSAGFAILNRLRLHHSRVTTVLMDDDTLLAHRDLWVTDKSPVRGELTMLLPQELRTVHRLQLEADARLEQERIPWETALAALRKADPDGVI encoded by the coding sequence ATGATGAGCGTGGCGGCTGCTCGCGTGGCCGCCCGCGAGCGCATCGCCAAGAATTTGGGGGTCTGGGCTTCTTCACTGGCTGCGGGGTCGACAGATCCTTGGTCGCTCTCAATCGCGCTCAAGCCACCGACCGAAGCTCAGGCACTCGCAGATCTCTCAGCTGCAGAAGTTTGGGCCCGCAGTTGGCGGGCCGCGATGCCCGCCGAAAGCGCCGCACTTGATTGGGAGACGCGTAACTGGCGCAGGATCGGGCGGCAAGAAGTACCGGTGCGATTGCGCTTCGCCTCCCCTGACGCCATAGCCACGTTCGTTGGTGGTACGGCGGCACATGATTGGCATCTCGTACGTGATCGCACGGCTCTCGCCGCTGCACAATTTGGTTCGAGTGAGGCTTTAGGTGCTGTGATCCGGCGCCACGTGCGCACTATTCTTGGATACGACGATGCGGAGTGGGAGCAGGTGCTTGCTGCTGCGCAGTGGCTGAGTGAGAATTCGGTAGCCGGGCTGCGACCCAGGCAGCTGCCGCTCCGAGGCGTCGACACAAAATGGTTTGCCTCCCATCGCGCGGTGGTGACCGATCTACTCGCGGCGTTAGTGCCCGGCCACGCGCTAGGCGTGGTAGAGAGTGACATGCTCTACCGGGTGCGCGTGCTAGATCAGGATCTCAGTGCGCACAGCCTTGGTGGACTCAGCGATTTTTCGGCGCCCCTCATGCAGCTCGCCGGGCTCACCCTCGAACCAAGGGTGGCATTCGTGTTTGAGAACAAGGAGTCGGTGCTTGCGATGCCTGAGTGGGCGGGTGCCATCGCGATTCACGGGAATGGCCTCGACATCGCTGCCGTCGCCGATCTTCCGTGGATGCAACGCTGCCCCATTGTGTATTGGGGTGATCTTGATTCGGCCGGGTTTGCGATTCTCAACAGGCTGAGACTTCATCATTCTCGGGTCACAACGGTCTTAATGGACGACGACACACTACTTGCCCACCGAGACCTGTGGGTCACCGACAAGAGTCCCGTTCGTGGAGAACTCACTATGCTTCTGCCGCAAGAACTTCGCACCGTGCATCGGCTACAGCTTGAGGCCGATGCTCGGCTGGAACAAGAACGAATTCCCTGGGAGACGGCTTTGGCAGCGTTGCGAAAAGCAGATCCAGACGGCGTAATCTGA
- a CDS encoding DUF2200 family protein, with protein sequence MHPAPLHATEIQEVEDPPLREIRLLDKVVVELAKGRPLEKILRTL encoded by the coding sequence ATGCACCCGGCGCCTCTGCATGCCACCGAAATTCAAGAGGTCGAAGACCCACCATTGCGCGAGATTCGCCTGCTCGACAAGGTGGTCGTCGAGCTCGCGAAGGGTCGCCCGCTCGAGAAGATTTTGCGCACGCTGTAG
- a CDS encoding helix-turn-helix transcriptional regulator, whose translation MDDTLGIVSSMTQSEVGRRRMRSARGMGAFVAERRENLGLTQQELADRAGVSRSWVARFERDGSSAVLLRVMDTLAVLGVTMEMLFSNESNESNEGGQ comes from the coding sequence ATGGATGACACATTGGGTATTGTGTCATCCATGACACAAAGTGAGGTTGGTCGTCGCCGAATGCGTTCCGCGCGAGGGATGGGCGCGTTTGTGGCTGAGCGCCGAGAAAACCTTGGGTTGACGCAGCAGGAGCTTGCTGACCGGGCTGGCGTTAGCCGGTCTTGGGTCGCGAGATTTGAACGAGATGGCTCGTCAGCGGTGCTCCTTCGGGTGATGGACACCCTGGCTGTGCTGGGGGTCACGATGGAAATGCTTTTCTCCAACGAGAGCAATGAGAGTAACGAGGGCGGCCAGTAG
- a CDS encoding DUF1778 domain-containing protein, which yields MNIATARINLRVSEEARDVIDRAAEMQGVDRTAFMLDAAVTRARSVILEDAILNLTSREVEQVRSLIEAEAEPTPALRRAAQRLEQLGL from the coding sequence ATGAACATCGCTACGGCGCGCATCAACTTGCGCGTTTCTGAAGAGGCGCGTGACGTCATCGATCGTGCCGCAGAAATGCAGGGCGTTGATCGAACGGCATTTATGCTGGATGCTGCGGTCACGCGAGCTCGCAGTGTTATTTTGGAGGACGCGATCCTCAATCTCACTTCACGGGAAGTGGAACAAGTGCGAAGTCTGATCGAAGCAGAAGCTGAACCCACCCCTGCTCTTCGCCGGGCAGCGCAGCGGCTCGAGCAGCTCGGCTTGTAA
- a CDS encoding N-acetyltransferase family protein — protein sequence MWQIETLLRKHDRSAFCCEEPALNEWLSRYAFQSDRRRSTLTRVLVAEGSSAVLGYYSQSSYRIDAEELSAVFGSSNTPRYPIPSVLIARLARCQSVRGQGIGELLLAHALRSCTRVSKEIGVELVVVHAMSEAAAKFYESYGFVRFVDHPHSLMLPLKTLERDYPA from the coding sequence ATGTGGCAGATTGAGACTCTTTTGCGAAAGCATGACAGGTCTGCTTTTTGCTGCGAGGAGCCTGCCCTCAATGAATGGTTAAGTCGTTACGCGTTTCAAAGTGACCGTCGAAGAAGTACATTGACTCGTGTTTTGGTGGCGGAGGGGAGCTCGGCTGTGCTTGGTTACTACTCGCAAAGCTCCTACCGAATTGATGCAGAAGAATTGTCGGCCGTGTTTGGCTCGTCGAACACGCCCAGGTACCCCATTCCGAGTGTGTTGATCGCTCGTCTGGCGCGATGTCAGTCGGTTCGAGGGCAGGGAATCGGAGAGCTTTTGCTCGCGCACGCGCTTCGGTCTTGCACGCGGGTATCGAAAGAGATCGGGGTTGAGCTGGTCGTGGTGCACGCCATGAGTGAGGCTGCGGCAAAGTTCTATGAGTCGTATGGGTTTGTGAGATTTGTTGATCACCCTCACAGTCTGATGCTTCCTTTGAAAACGCTTGAAAGAGATTATCCGGCGTAG
- a CDS encoding VOC family protein, whose product MSAVTLRVGNLETMSDYYANALALVPLDERAIGREVHRVLGRGNVPLMRLVHMPDLPAVNPSDAGLFHTAFLFEDAASLAATVYRAAQDPRSQFAGSSDHLVSEAFYFTDPEGNGIELYLDRPRHTWTYTNGQVDMATNYLDPNAYLSTHLNEQVLAAAAQQRGTIGHVHLQVGDVAVAREFYVDALGFESTLAMHPGALFASAGGYHHHVAMNTWNSRGAGPRAARLGLGDVAITLPGREDLDALATRLRGRGLQFADTGRSIVLNDPWGTQVTLELPGAGAEDLLAA is encoded by the coding sequence ATGAGCGCGGTGACTCTGCGGGTAGGCAACCTCGAAACCATGAGCGACTACTACGCGAACGCCCTCGCGCTCGTGCCCCTCGATGAGCGCGCCATCGGCCGCGAGGTGCACCGGGTGCTGGGGCGGGGCAATGTGCCGCTGATGCGGCTGGTGCATATGCCGGATCTGCCCGCGGTGAACCCCAGCGATGCCGGCCTGTTTCACACGGCGTTCCTGTTTGAAGACGCCGCGAGCCTCGCCGCCACGGTCTACCGCGCCGCGCAAGACCCGCGCAGCCAGTTCGCCGGATCAAGCGACCACCTCGTGAGCGAAGCCTTCTACTTCACCGACCCCGAGGGCAACGGCATTGAGCTGTACCTCGATCGGCCTCGCCACACCTGGACCTACACCAACGGCCAGGTCGACATGGCGACCAACTATCTTGACCCCAACGCGTACCTCTCGACCCACCTCAACGAGCAGGTGCTCGCCGCCGCTGCCCAGCAGCGAGGCACCATCGGTCACGTGCACCTGCAGGTGGGCGACGTTGCTGTGGCGCGCGAGTTCTACGTCGACGCCCTCGGCTTCGAATCGACGTTGGCGATGCACCCCGGTGCGCTCTTCGCCTCGGCTGGCGGCTACCACCACCACGTCGCCATGAACACCTGGAACAGCCGCGGCGCGGGCCCCCGCGCCGCACGCCTCGGCTTGGGTGACGTAGCGATTACGCTGCCGGGCCGCGAAGATCTCGACGCGCTCGCCACCAGGCTGCGCGGCCGCGGCCTGCAGTTCGCCGACACCGGCCGCTCCATCGTGCTCAACGACCCGTGGGGCACCCAGGTTACGCTCGAGCTGCCCGGTGCGGGTGCGGAAGACCTGCTCGCCGCGTAA
- a CDS encoding NADPH-dependent F420 reductase, with protein sequence MASFTIFGTGNMANAIGGVLAAGGASVDYISHNDADAAVTGDTVVLAVPFPAVAEIVASHGAQLAGKTVIDITNPLNFETFDDLVVPEGSSAAAEIQKVLPESRVLKAFNTNFASTLATGKVGDTDSVTTVLVAGEDAAAKADLVAAVTAGGIRAIDAGSLKRAHELEALGFLQLTLAAGEKISWTGGFALNN encoded by the coding sequence ATGGCTTCGTTCACAATCTTTGGAACCGGCAACATGGCAAACGCAATTGGTGGCGTACTCGCTGCGGGTGGCGCAAGCGTTGACTACATCTCGCACAACGATGCTGATGCCGCCGTCACCGGCGACACCGTCGTGCTCGCCGTGCCGTTCCCCGCCGTCGCCGAGATCGTCGCCAGCCACGGTGCGCAGCTCGCCGGCAAGACCGTCATCGACATCACCAACCCCCTGAACTTCGAAACCTTCGACGACCTCGTCGTGCCCGAGGGCAGCTCGGCCGCCGCCGAGATTCAGAAGGTGCTGCCCGAGTCACGCGTGCTCAAGGCGTTCAACACCAACTTCGCTTCGACCCTCGCCACCGGCAAGGTCGGCGACACCGACAGCGTCACCACCGTGCTTGTGGCGGGCGAAGACGCGGCGGCCAAGGCCGATCTCGTCGCAGCAGTCACCGCGGGTGGCATTCGCGCCATCGACGCCGGTAGCCTCAAGCGTGCCCACGAGCTCGAGGCCCTCGGCTTCTTGCAGCTCACCCTCGCGGCCGGCGAGAAGATCTCGTGGACCGGCGGATTCGCGCTGAACAACTAA